In the genome of Sinorhizobium chiapasense, the window AAGTGAGTGATCGCGCCCATGCCGCCGCCGATCCCCATCATCGCCAGCCCCTCGGTGTCGGATGGGACCGCAAGCATCTGTGAAAACAGCCTGACGACGAGAATTGTCCCCGACGCGCCGTAGGGGTGGCCGAGCGCGATCGCCCCGCCGTCGAGATTGACGCGTTCCGGCGCGATCTCGAGCTGGTCGAGGCTGCCGAGAACCTGTGACGCGAAAGCCTCGTTGAATTCGATGAAATCAACCTCGGCGAGGTCGAGTACCGGATTTCGCGCGCGAAGCCTCGCCATCGCGGGAACCGGACCGAGCCCGAGCAGGTTCGGATCAACGCCCGCCGTCGCCGCGTCGACGAATTCCAGGGCAAAGGGAACGCCAAGCCGGCGCGCTTCGACGAGGTTCGTCACCAGCACCATCGCGGCTCCATCATTGATCGGACAGGCATTGCCGGCGGTCACGGTGCCGTCTTTGACAAAAACCGGTTTGAGCCGAGCAAGCGTCTCGGCGGCCGCGTTCGCTCGCGGGCATTCATCGCTGGCGACAGGACCCGTCGGCGTCGCGACCGCGACGATCTCGCGCTGGAACCTGCCGGCCGCCGCGGCGGCGACGGCGCGCCGGTGGCTTTCCAACGCAAACCGGTCTTGTCTTTCCCGGGAAATGCCGCAGGCAATGGCGACGTTCTCGGCGGCAACGCCCATATCCGGGTCGCCGATGGAATCGGGTGCCATCCGTGCGCGCCTCACTGGCTGAAGTTCCTCGTCGCGTTCAAGCGGCGGGCGAAGCCGGATGTGGGCGCGGCTAGCGCTTTCGCTGCCGCCGGCAAGGTAGAACCGTCCCGCGCCAGCCTGAATCTGCCGTGCCGCAAGGGTGATGGCCTCGAGGCCCGAGCCGCATTGCCGGTCGATCGTGACGCCGGGGATCGCAACGGGCAGGCCGGCTTCGAGCGCTGCAAGCCGCGCGACGTTGCCGGCGCTGTTGGCGGCATTGCCGATGAGCACGTCATCGATTTCATCGCCGTCGATGCCGATGTCGGCAATGATCCGCGCAATCAGCGGGGCGGCGAGCGTCGCCGGTTCAATCTTGGCCAGGCTGCCGTTCACGCGACCGATCGGCGTGCGCAATGCGGCGATGATAACGGGCGTGCGAGCCGGGTCAGACGAGGCGTTCAAGGGCACCGTTTCCCTCCGCGATCCATTGCCGGAGCTCCTTGGTGGCGATCTTGCCGGAGGCCGTCATCGGCATTTCACGGCAGAGCCAGGTCTTGCGCGGATGCTTGTAGCGGGGCAGAGCGGCAGCAAGATGACGTTCGAGTGCAGAATGGTCGAAAGCCTCGCCGCGCGGCTCGATGATGGCTGCGAGCTCGCAGCCGAGGTCGGGGTGGTCGAGACCCAGGACCTGGACGGCGCTCACATTGTCGGCGGCCATGATCACGGCTTCGACCTCGGACGGATAAATGTTGTTGCCGCCCGAGAGCACCATCCCTCCGGCACGGCCGATCAGATGCAGTGTGCCGTCAGCGTCCAGGAAGCCGAGATCGCCGACCGTTGCGAGATCGCCGTACCGGTGAAAACCTGCGCCATCGGCGCTTGCAACATAGCCATCGGATATGAGCGCGCTTTTGACGAAGATCGTACCGGTCTCGCCTGCGGGGAGGCGGTTTCCCGCCTCGTCAAGGATCTGGAGTCGGACGCCTGGGAACGCCTTGCCCACGGCCGTTGGACTGTGATTGTCCGACGCCCCGGCGACGGTAATGAAGCCGAGCTCGGACGCACCGTAGTACTCGATGACGCGCGCCTCGGGGAAGGCAAGACGCGCGGCCTTCCGGTCCGCGGGCGTGAGCTTGGCCCCGGCGACGGTGATTGCTTCGACAGAGGGCAGGCCGGTCGAGCCTCGCACCTGTTCGCAGAGCCGCCGCAGCATCGTCGGCACCAGGACGAGCCGCTTGACTTTTCTGGCCGTGATCGTCTCCACGGCTTGCCGGGGATCGAAATGCCGGGCACCGATGAATTCGGCGCCTGCCTTCAAGCTTTCGGCGAGCGCGTAGAGCGTCAGGCCGTGAGCAAGCGGCCCCGGCGCATAGGTTGTCGTTTCCGCTCCGATGCCGAAAAAGCTCTGGCCGGTTTCGAGGCTAAGACGCCAGGACCGGCGATCGCGGACGATTGCTTTCGGTTCTCCCGTCGTACCGGACGTGAAGACGATGAGGAA includes:
- a CDS encoding class I adenylate-forming enzyme family protein, producing the protein MPLAEAIMRHAGEYPHGPAFRVEDRVFFFGQIAADAGRILRTIEQWVPAVTGDSVLSGRVRLIALQTGNHPLFLAAFIAATAGSNCAALIDPHLPEPTRRRMIEQLRPDIVVHPEGDALRLEQPAAGETAIIDTAAEGPHSIPVGDGGEPFLIVFTSGTTGEPKAIVRDRRSWRLSLETGQSFFGIGAETTTYAPGPLAHGLTLYALAESLKAGAEFIGARHFDPRQAVETITARKVKRLVLVPTMLRRLCEQVRGSTGLPSVEAITVAGAKLTPADRKAARLAFPEARVIEYYGASELGFITVAGASDNHSPTAVGKAFPGVRLQILDEAGNRLPAGETGTIFVKSALISDGYVASADGAGFHRYGDLATVGDLGFLDADGTLHLIGRAGGMVLSGGNNIYPSEVEAVIMAADNVSAVQVLGLDHPDLGCELAAIIEPRGEAFDHSALERHLAAALPRYKHPRKTWLCREMPMTASGKIATKELRQWIAEGNGALERLV
- a CDS encoding thiolase family protein, yielding MNASSDPARTPVIIAALRTPIGRVNGSLAKIEPATLAAPLIARIIADIGIDGDEIDDVLIGNAANSAGNVARLAALEAGLPVAIPGVTIDRQCGSGLEAITLAARQIQAGAGRFYLAGGSESASRAHIRLRPPLERDEELQPVRRARMAPDSIGDPDMGVAAENVAIACGISRERQDRFALESHRRAVAAAAAGRFQREIVAVATPTGPVASDECPRANAAAETLARLKPVFVKDGTVTAGNACPINDGAAMVLVTNLVEARRLGVPFALEFVDAATAGVDPNLLGLGPVPAMARLRARNPVLDLAEVDFIEFNEAFASQVLGSLDQLEIAPERVNLDGGAIALGHPYGASGTILVVRLFSQMLAVPSDTEGLAMMGIGGGMGAITHFRSLRPDHSR